In Lentilactobacillus sp. SPB1-3, the sequence TGGCATTAGTGTCTGCAAATGATTCCAATTGATGAATTGGTGAATAATTTGCTTCCAAAATAGTAATCGAATTAGTAAACATAGGTTCGCCCCTTACAATTGAATATGTTAATTATAACAGAGATTTGTAAGTTACTAACGGACTGGATTAAATGGATGAAAAAAATTAACAGGGGGCATATAATTAATTAGTAAAAACGTGTGAAGAGAAGGTGCAAAATGGATAACCCAGCAAATAATTTACCAGTACAGATTCATCTGAGAACGGATATTCTTCAAGATGGCAAGAAGTCTAATTTCGTATTTGACATGGAAGGTCAACTTGTTGAAATCGGTAATGCGATTTATATTCGTTATGATGAAGAGGTGGAAGGCGGTTCGATTCCAGTAACCATTAAGATCAATGGAAATGGTGATGTTAAGATTACTAGATCTGGACAAAATCGTTCCCAGCTGATGTTTAGTGAAGGAAAACGAATTTCAGCAGTATACAAAACTCCATATGGTCCTTTGGATATACAAACAGTAACTTTAGGACTAACAGCCGAGTTATTAGAGAATCCGCTTAGGGGTACCATTGAAATCTCTTACCTACTTTATGCCGGCCAGGAAATGTTAGGTAAATATAATATATCATTGCAATTTACGGTGTAACCGAGTATAGTAACTTTTAGACTGTTGAAAGGACGTGTACCAGTTTGGAATTAAAAGTCTTTGAAGGCCAAAACAAAAATGAACTATCTATGATCGAAGTTGCCCACGCAATTTTAGCGGAGCGCGGAGACGTTATGCCGTTCGCTGATTTGGCTAATGCCGTTCAAGAATACCTTGGTGATAGTAATAAGGAAATTCGAGATCGATTATCTCAGTTTTATACTGATCTAAATATCGACGGTAGTTTCATTTCACTTGGTGACAATCTTTGGGGCTTAAGAACTTGGTATCCCTACGAATCGATTGACGAGGCCACAGTTCATACTGAACTCGACGATGAAGATCGACCAAAGAAAAAGAAGCGTCGTAAGGTTAATGCCTTTTTAGCTGACGCTTCTGATGATGACGACGTTATTGATTACGATGATGATGATCCTGAAGATCAGGATGATGATTTTGACGACGAATCTGATGACGAAGATGAAACTACACCAGATACTAATATTGGTAAATACGATAATGATTTAGCTGATATTGATGATGACAGCGACGATGATGACAGCGATGACTCTGAATTACCCGATGGTATCGAAGGCGAATTAACTGATTTGTCCGACGATGATGATGATTTGTTGGCTTCAGATGATGATGACGACGATGATACAGATGGTGATGATTCTAGTTATGAAGATAAAGAAAAGTAATTTATCTTGACGCTGACCTGAATATTATGTATTATGTTTTCTGGGCTCCTTGAATGTTCAAGGGCATCAGAACGATGATTAATTTGTTCCCTATTCGATTATTTGAATAGGGATTTTTTATTTTTTTACCCCCCGCAGATTTTAAGAGGAGAGGAATTTTATATGACCAAATATATTTTTGTTACCGGAGGAGTAGTTTCATCACTAGGCAAGGGTATCGTTGCCGCATCATTAGGTAGACTACTTAAGAATCGTGGATTAAATGTAACTATTCAAAAGTTTGATCCATACATTAACTTGGATCCAGGAACAATGAACCCCTACCAACATGGAGAAGTCTTTGTTACGGATGACGGCACAGAGACTGATTTGGACTTAGGTCATTACGAACGATTTATTGATAATAATTTAAATAAGTATTCGAACGTGACTACTGGAAAAATCTATGATGAAGTTCTTCGTAAAGAGCGTCATGGAGATTATCTTGGTGCGACCGTTCAAGTAATTCCTCACATCACTGGTATGATCAAAGATAAAATCATGCGGGCTGCTAAAACGTCAAATGCCGATATTGTGATTACTGAAATAGGGGGCACGGTTGGTGATATCGAATCACTGCCATTCCTAGAAGCAATCAGACAAATGAAGAATGAAGTCGGTGAAGAGAACACATTCTACATTCACACCACCTTAATTCCTTACTTAGGTGCTGCTGGTGAAATGAAGACTAAGCCAACACAACATTCCGTTAAGGAACTGAGAGGATTAGGAATACAACCTAACCTACTAGTTGTTCGGTCTGAAAAACCAGTTACTGATTCTATGAAGCAAAAGATTTCACTATTTTGTGATGTTAAAAAAGAAGCGGTCATTGAATCATTAGACGTTCCTACACTTTATTCAATTCCATTGCGATTACAAGAACAAGGCATGGATCAACAAGTACTTGATCATTTTGGAATTCAAGCACCCGTGGCTGACATGGAAGACTGGAAACAGCTTGAACAACACGTTCAGAATTTGAAGAGAAAAATTAAAATTGTATTGGTTGGTAAATACGTTGGTCTACAGGATGCATACATTTCTGTTGCTGAGGCCTTGAAACATGCTGGATATCCAGTG encodes:
- a CDS encoding DUF1934 domain-containing protein; this encodes MDNPANNLPVQIHLRTDILQDGKKSNFVFDMEGQLVEIGNAIYIRYDEEVEGGSIPVTIKINGNGDVKITRSGQNRSQLMFSEGKRISAVYKTPYGPLDIQTVTLGLTAELLENPLRGTIEISYLLYAGQEMLGKYNISLQFTV
- the rpoE gene encoding DNA-directed RNA polymerase subunit delta, with translation MELKVFEGQNKNELSMIEVAHAILAERGDVMPFADLANAVQEYLGDSNKEIRDRLSQFYTDLNIDGSFISLGDNLWGLRTWYPYESIDEATVHTELDDEDRPKKKKRRKVNAFLADASDDDDVIDYDDDDPEDQDDDFDDESDDEDETTPDTNIGKYDNDLADIDDDSDDDDSDDSELPDGIEGELTDLSDDDDDLLASDDDDDDDTDGDDSSYEDKEK
- a CDS encoding CTP synthase, encoding MTKYIFVTGGVVSSLGKGIVAASLGRLLKNRGLNVTIQKFDPYINLDPGTMNPYQHGEVFVTDDGTETDLDLGHYERFIDNNLNKYSNVTTGKIYDEVLRKERHGDYLGATVQVIPHITGMIKDKIMRAAKTSNADIVITEIGGTVGDIESLPFLEAIRQMKNEVGEENTFYIHTTLIPYLGAAGEMKTKPTQHSVKELRGLGIQPNLLVVRSEKPVTDSMKQKISLFCDVKKEAVIESLDVPTLYSIPLRLQEQGMDQQVLDHFGIQAPVADMEDWKQLEQHVQNLKRKIKIVLVGKYVGLQDAYISVAEALKHAGYPVDADIDLEMVDAEKVTPENVADFVDHADGILVPGGFGDRGIEGMITSIKYARENDIPFLGICLGMQMASVEFARDVLGYADANSTEMDQNTEHKVIDLMADQADVSDMGGTQRLGAYPCKLKPGTKAAAAYDNAEEISERHRHRYEFNNAYREEMEAHGLVFSGTSPDNHLVEVIEVPTNKFFVAAQYHPEFLSRPNRPEGLFRDFVAAANDRYLENTK